tgcatgtgtctcttcgaaacagcacacctgtatcccttagataaatacgtAGTAATGCTGTCGCTGAGtcataaggtagttttatttttaattttttgaggaacctccatactgttttccagagtggttgcaccagcttgcgttcccaccaacaatgcaaaagagatcctctttctgggcatcctcgccaacatctgttgttgcctgagttgttaatgttagccattctgacaggtgtaaggtggtatctcattgtggttttgatttgtttttccctgatgatgagtaacgttgaacattttttcatgtgtcagttggcaatctggatgtcttctttagagaagtgtcttttcatgtcttttgcccaattcttcactggattatttgtttttttgggtgttgagtttgataagttcttcaatgtttatttttaagagagagagtgagagagagacagagtgcgagcgggggaggggcagagagagagggaaacacagaacccgaagcaggctccaggctctgagctgtcagcacagagcctgacacagggcttgaactcacaaaccatgagatcatgacctgagcctgatgtttaactgactgagccactgaggcgccctgAGTtcggtaagttctttatagattatggatactaaccctttatctgatatgtcttttgaaatatcttctcccgttctgtcggttgccttttagatttgccgattgtttccttcgctgtgcagaagctttttgttttgatgaggtcccaatagtgaATTggtcctcaattttttttatttgtttttaattgtattgCTCTTTGAAATGTGGAAAGTCTGGTAGCTATTTTCTTAACATCAGTTCCAAACTTCTGTTAATTCTTGAGTTGTCCTGattcctttaacatttatttgtatcaGATCTGAAACTGGTGAAAGATGATGCTGTCCCCAGCACGCTGTCCCTGAGAAAGCCGGGCGTGTGGCTGTGGTTGCTTAGAGACAGAGACCTACAGGGGGAACATTGGTCAAGAGAATCCTTGCTACCTCTACCTCGGCTGTCATTCTTGACCTGAATAGCAGGAACTGAAAAGTAAATGCCTTCTCCTTTGACACCACAATGTAGTTTTGGGGACGTTTTGAGTTGGAAGGGTTTCTGCAGGCAACTGGCAATAATGTGGTCTGAAGAAATGCCAGAGGGTACGGCTGATGGCCCCTGaataaagcagagaagaaaagcagCCGGTGAACGTTTGGAGTCCACTCTCTTTTGACCCGTTCGCAACAGGATTTGTTCCCATCCCGGTAATGTGGGTCATCTTTGTCATGCAGGTTACATCGCTGGGTTTGTGGACTTGGAGGTGAGCAACAGGTCAGACCTCTATGACGTGTTTGTGAATCTGGCAGATCGTGAGATTACCATTGCCCCACTTGCGAAAGGTTAGTTCTCTCTTGCGTTGTTGATACAAAATGTAAGCCAAGcagttatactttttaaaattaatttattaaaattttaattccagtgtagctAACATACAGGGTTATGTTTCAGGGGTTcagtacagtgattcaacacttccacatgCTACTCAGGGCTCATGAAGATAAGTGTGCGCATAATCTCCTTGATCGGTTTCACCCATCCTCCTGCCCACCCGAagcagttgtatttttttttaatgtttatttatttatttatttatttaattttttttttttgagagatagagagagacagcatgagcaggagagggcagagagagagagagagagggagacccagaatatgaagcaggctccaggctccgagctatcagcacagaacctgacgcggggctcgaactcacgagtcgtgagatcatgacctgagctgaagtcggacgctcaactgactgagccacccaggcgcccctgaagcagTTGTATCTTTAGGCTGATGCTCTAAAACTGGTATTCAAAGGCCTGCTTTGCCCGCTGTGCTGAAACTGGAGAGATTTTCTGTGTCTGGAACATAGCATTTATTCTTACAGGCCCAGCCATGTTAGTAGTACATTCTGGGTGCTTATGCTGTACAGTATATGTTAATAAGatagtatcttttttttgtaatgtttatttatttattatgagagagtaagcgtgagtgggggaggggcagagagagggagaaagaatcccaagcagtctctgtgcagtcagcacagagccggacgtggggctccctcttgagatatgacctgaactgagatcaagagtggatacaaccgactgagccacctgggtgccccaataGGATAGTGTCTCTATCTCGTTTCTCAACTTTTCTGTTTAAACAAGCTGTATGAGTTGcctattgctgcataacacaTCACTTTTAAACCTAGTAGTTTAAAACAGCAaatattggggcccctgggtggctcggtcggttaagtgtccgacttcggctcaggtcatgatctcgtggtccgtgagtttgagccccacgtcgggctctgtgctgactgctcagagcctggagcctgtttcagattctgtgtctccctctctctctgcccctcccctgttcatgctgtgtctctctctgtctcaaaaataaataaacgtgaaaaaaaaaatttaaaacagcaaatatttattatctcacagttttagGACTGACTTAGCTGAGAGGTTCCGactcagggtctctcatgaggttTCAATCAAGATACTGccaaggcaggggcacctgggtggctcagttggttaagggtccgacttcggctcaggtcataatctcatggttcgtaggttcgagcctcatgttgggctctgtgctgacagttcagagcctggagcctgcttcagattctgtatctacctctctctctctgcccctctcctgctcatgctctgtctctctctcaaaaataaataaacattaaaaaacaaagatattccCAAGGCTTCAGTCATCCAAAGTCTCAACTTCTAAGCTAACTTTTAACAGGAGGCCTCACCACCTGGCCTCTCTGTAGGGCAGCTTGAGTATTCTCATGACATGACAGCTGGCTTCCCCAAGAGTGAGTGGtccaagagacagaaagaccacagtgccttttatgacctagtctCAGAAGTCATATACCAGTTCTTCcatattctatttgttagaagGAAGCCATTAAGTCCAGTCCCCACGTAAGAGAGAGGAAGTAGGCTCCACCTCTTAAAGGACAGAGAATGAAAAAGGGCGTAGAAATTTATTATTGCACAAGGACTGAACATGAATCCTGTATGGAAAATCTTTTTGAACGATGTGTCAGTGTGTCAGTAAGCAAAAGGGAATGGAGGTGAGTATTGCCCTTTGTAAAGCCAGAGTGATAGGATACTAGCTGTGGCCAGGGCCACTTATATTGCTGAAGCATTAGGACCAGAAAGGGTGGCCATCTCCTGCCACCTTCTGTTGCTCCGAGTCTATAAGATGAGCTCGTCTCAAATCAACACCATTCAAATGGAGTTTGTCCCTTGGAGGGACAAACAGAAATTTCTGTTCATCTTTTTGCTGCAGAAAAGGAGCAGTGTATGTAAATCGTGTGACTTAGGGTGTTTCCTTTGCACATTCTGAGGGTCTTCACACCCTGGAATGTTCAGCTGGCTTCTGCAGAACTGATAGGACGCTCTGCTGCTATAGGATCCCCACCAGAAGGTtccacttgaattttttttttaaatgtttatttcgttttgagagagagacagagcatgagtggggaaggggcagagagagagggagacacagaatccgaaacaggctccaggctccgagcggtcagcacagagcccgacgcggggctcgaactcacgaatgtgagatcatgacctgagccgaagtgggactcttaaccaactgagccacccaggcccccgagTTACACTTGAATTCTTAACCGTAAAGACCTGCGTAGGGAGGTCAGGCTCTTGGCTTAAAATCACAACTTACTTGTAGTCAGTAGTTTTCATTAGGTCTTGcctaggaagaaaaacaaaaattcttatcAGGTAGTTGTGAAGGAGAAACCTGGTATTGGCATGTTCTTATTTTGAACGAAGTATAAATCGTGATTATGCCGTGCCTCCTAGCACGTACCTTGGAGTGATATCATATTTGCATTCAGGATGAAGATGGAAATGTGGGCGGTTGTTGGTTGTTTTGAAAATTTCCTCTGTATGAtggtttacattttcaaataggCGTCCTGGTTTTTATTATGTAAACTTCTAAACATCTACATAACTTCTGCTTGATCTCACCAGAGGCCATGACAATGGGCAAACTGCACAAAGAAATTGGTCAGCTGATTGTTCAATCTGCAGAAGATCCGGAGAAGTCAGACAGCCAAGTCATACAGGTAACTCCTCAGTCCCCTGACTTACTGAGAGTTGTGCAGTGGTGGTGCCGGGCAGCGTGTGGCAGAACTGCCTGGGGTGCGGGGAGCCGTGAGAAGCCGTAGGCAGATGCTGGCACGAGGGTCTGCAGGGTGGCCCTGGTTAGAGGAGCAGGCAGAGGCCCACCGTAGCCAAATAGTTATCAGGCTCTGGGGACAGAGACATGCAGGGGGCTGGTGACAGGTGTGACCCCCAGCTGGTCTGGAACGCTTTCCTGAGCGAACGCATTCTGTGCTCCAGCAGAATTTTCACGGAGGAACAACTTTCAAGAGATAGTTGCTGCTGAGGACTAGAGAGGGCGTCTCAGTCTAGCTTCGATGTACTGTGTCCAGAACAGCAGTAAGCAAGCATGTAGTCAGATCCCTGCCAAAGGTAGCAGACTCTGGGCTCACACCCTGCAGGGCTAGCCCCGCTGTGGGGTCTCCCTGTCAAGCTGACCAGAGCTTCCATGTGgatcctcccctctcccctttctggATGGGGATGGCTGGAGAGTTTATTTAAGCCTGTCCCTGTGGTGATGACAGGCCCTCCTGTGCACTGCAGCCTGCCAGCTCCTTTCCTGTCTGCTGCCGGTTTGCATTGCGCCTGTTCCCAGCTCCTTACTCTTCTCCCGGGATACGCTTCCATCCTGGCTTCCAGGCCCTGGCTCATCTAGACCCTTGTGTCATCCCGTGGGGGCCAGAGGCCTGGAAGGATTGTCTCCCGCTGTCTGTACCTGTGCCGCCTcatcaggggtgggggggtgggggggctctgaTAGGCAGGCCCTACTCATCTGGCTGGACCCggttcttttttccatttattcattcatttatccagaaaatatttattgagcactgactaTATGTCAGGCATGGGGCAGTAGGGTTGTATTTATTGGAGTAGATGAATAGGAAATaatgtaagggcacctgggtggctcggttggttaaatgtctgactcttgattccagttcaggtcatggtctcatgtttgtgagttcaagccccacgtcggactctgtgctggtggcacagagcctgcttgggattctctctcttctctctgcccctccccagatcatgctcgctctctctctctctctctctttctctctctctctctcaaaataaataaataaacttaaaaaaaagtaaatgccagATCATTGTGAGCCATGAGAAATGAATGCTGTGATAGAAACAAAAGGTCAAGGTGAAGAATACTAGAGATTAGACagctctctgaggaggtgacacgTGAGCTAAAGGTTGAGAGGATCCACAGGTGTGACAGGAACCCACCAGCAGCACCGTTCTTTCTGTTCAGCACTGGTGGCCCATCGGCTCAGGCCAGGAAGAGTGGGCGGGGCTTGTCCTGAGAGCTGAGACTCTTCCTTTCCTACCGTGTGGATCATCACtgcccatccatccctccatcaacGCTCAAGTAAAAATGCTGGCTCTTTACAACGTTGGTTAACTGTGTAAACATGAGTTTGGTGTTACTGCGTTTTTCGTGGACTAAAAGTGATACGCAGGTGACTCAGTATAATGTATGATGAAATTGCCTGGCATATTATATTGTATgggtttgaaaatatttgaattaatgaTGTcagcaaaccaagaaaaagacatgaCTTTAATGTGAGCTCTCGTGAGTCATCAGCCATGCAAAGGACTGTCGGGAAAGAGGAATACAGCCCATGTGGCAGGTGCTGGGTTACTTATTCCAGGTAGAAGaggattttggggggtggggagatttGCTCTAAAAACAATACCAGGGTTCCTTAAAAATTCAACATAGGAATACCAtagacccagcaattctactgggtatatttcagaaagaattgaaagcagacaCAGATAAGTAATTGTGCACTCAGGTTCACAGCAGCTCTGtaaataatagccaaaaggtaaaaataacccaaatgtccgtcagtggatgaatggataaacaaaacgtggtataCGCGTATGGTGGAATATCATTGAGCCTTAAAAGGCAATGAAGTTCTAACATGTGCTACGACATGTattaaccttgaaaacattatgctaagtgaaataagccagacacaaaaggacaaatgttgtgtgatttcacttatatgaggtacccagAACCAGGCAGATTCACAGAAGCAaaaggtagaatggtggttaccaggcattggagacagggatggggagttactgtttaatgggtacaagatttcagtttgggatgatgaaaaagttctggaaatgggtcATAAAACACTGAATGTACTTGTTgtcacttaaaaatggctaaaatggcaaaaacatggtggtttttctgttttaagtttgtttcattttttgtaatgcataaataatttgataaacttaaaaaataggaagaatCTCTCCAAATGCAgcaaaaattcatattttttgatGCTAACTTAATGGCATATTTTCTTGTTCCATTAAAGGATATTTCTCTAAAAACTAGAGAAATCTTCACCCACCTGGAACCATTTTCAGAAGTTTCTGGTGATGGAGAAAAGCTAGTTCTCAATTTTGAGGCACTAAAGCAAAGACGATTTCCACCAGCAACAGAAAACTTCCTTTACCATCTAGCAGCAGCTGAGCAAATGCTGAAAATCTGACTGTGTGACAGCATATCCCTGATGAATGATAGAAAGTTCTCTCACCATGGTTATCCACTgtgtaaaatactgaaaatagcacagaaaatgttctatttttaatgatttatgtGAAAGTGTTGAGATTTGACCTGAAAAAGCCCTAAAACACGTATGAAAACATTTCCGATGTCCTCCTGGTCAGATTCATGCCTGCGGTCAGGGTCAGACCAAGTGCTGTAACTACCACCTATGACGTGAGCAACGACGTGGTGTCCCGgcgtaagagaaaaaaaagctctGCCAAGTTTTAGTGCAAATCACAGCAAACCCGAAAGCCTTCATTATTATCAGTTCCACTCGTCCCATTGCGTAGCCACAAACGAATGGCTTACTTTCAGAAAGCTGCCTGaaattttgcttttgtattcttCTAGGAAGAACTTTTATTCCTCATGAGGAACTCTACTTTCTGAGCCAAACTACTAAGTTTTCTGCAGAACTGTCCAGAAGATCATTCAAAAAAGATCCTGCAGTTGCACtttcttgtaaaagaaaagaattctttttctcGGCCTTTCAACATTTTTGCCTATATTATGAGGATTTTGCATAGATTTTATACTTGAGTAGACAACTTTAATAATCCATATTTATATTGTCACAGAAGTAAGCACTTGGCAAACTTAAGCCATTAGTACTCTTTAATTAACCCTGTTGCTAGcaatattcttttgaaaaagatGCCAGTCCTTACATGATAGAGCAAAAATAAGCCCATTTTGGGTATAAATGTGGGTATGAAGAAAATAGCAACTTTACATAATTACAAAGGCTAAGACCGGAGAGTGTCTTCATACTTCAGTGAAAGTAATTTGGCCACGCTGGAAAGTATTCTTGTTCAGCTTATGTACCTTTTTCATAATTGGAGGCCTAAAAGTTGCAAAATAAACATAGAGGTCTaaattatgtatttgttattatatgtattcatattaattatgaaaatttattttacactCACTACTGTTGTCCTTAGAAATCTTACCCAGAAAAACAGTTgcaaaaaaatctttattagatctgtcatttattctttgtgttagacatttgttaagtaaaaataaaaaatagccttttcccctccctccttgggtggggacagggaggatCTGGAATGAGATGATGTTTACTAAGGCAAACAATTGAAAATTAAATCTGCACTTTATGAAAACGAACATGAACgtctttatctccattttttgTATTACTATAGCAGTTAATGATCAAAGTTGTTAAAATTACAGATTTATgatgcagaaataaaatgaaaatattttgatatccAACGACATTTAGGCAGATGAAGAATTGTGCCCTCTTTCTGTAATGCTCCCCACTCGAAACAAAAGATAAAACCCTTTTGTCAATGCAGACGTGCTGGGAAGTTATTACAAGGCCTGTTTGAAAGTTAAGGCATTCAGCTCCTTGCCTCCGTGCCTGGctcaccccctgccctccctgccctcgcCCTTCTCCATCCCCCATTTCCTAGAGCTGGCActtgtgtcttctttgaaaaggTGCCCTCGCATTTCTACTCTGTCATCTGTTAGTGGCTAAGCCTCCACCTGGGtcctttgtgtgttttgttctttcattttgtttcgtGTATGCCTGTGGCTGTACCAAACCATCTGGTAGgcttttttaaacagttttgttCGTTTAGGCTTTTGTGAAACCCTTTTATAACCAAATTTGCAGATAACCATCATTCTGGCCCAGGGAACATTGAAAGCCTCAGATACATTCTTTGATGATTTGGGGACGGGTGTGTTGGAAATGTTCCTCCAGCATGCAGATGTTAGGGTGCCTACTCTGCCATGCACTGCGTTGTGTCCTGAGGCTTTCCTTGatgcacaacacacacacttCTTGCTCTCAAGGTATGCggtctggcgggggggggggggggggggggggggctcagggtCAGCAGACTATCCCACTGTGGTGTGGCCAGGCTAGATACAGTATGAGTGCTATGGGAGCACATAGCAAGGGCACCTAATTCAGTACTGTGTATCctagagggcttcctggagggagTGATTGATGTCCAAGTCAGACCTGATGGATAAGCGAGAGTTAACCTGGAGCTGGGAACAGCTGATATGAAGGCCCAGGAAGGAAAGACTGCAGCCCACATGAGGAACAGGGTATGGTCCAAAGTGAAGAAAAGGGGCGGCAGGAGATGAATAAGGTAAAGGCTCTGGCCTGCCTGGTAAGGAATTTGGACTTGAACCTGATGCACTGGGAAGCCATTTAAGGCTTTTGGGCAGGTGTTTATCAGAGCAGgctgaggcagggaagggaggagccaGCAATCGAGTAACGCCAGCAGGGGATGCTGATGGGCCGGGCAGGCTGTAGCACTTGTCACCTTTGGGCTCAGCTGTTGAATGGggttgaggggagggagaagagagggtgaCGCCAATGATCTTGGGTGACGCTGCTTCGTCGGTGGCGGTGCCATTTCCTGAGACGGGGAGGAAAAGATGGTCTCAAGTGGATGTCTGAGGGGCGGGGTACCGGGGGCAGCAGGAGGGGGGCCTACTGCTCAGGGGAGCAAGCCCCGTGCTGAGTCTGAGCACCCAGCAGACTGGCAGTCAGCTTTCGGGTAGGGTGCGGGGTGGGGAGCAGTTGTAGCAGAGTGGAAGGCGGTGGGCACAGTGAGGGGAGACAATCCTTGAAAACATTTGGCTCCGGAAGGATGTTAGCTATTTTAACGAGGCTGGTGACTCCAGTAGTTCCCTTGcttctgggaaggagggaggagtctggagccagaggcagggaagCTACACAGGCACGGAAGGCCCTGAGGAAATCGGAATGGAAGGGCCCTGAGCCCGGCCCACAGCTGACCTTGCgaggaggagggaaggctggGCGTGGGTGGGAAGAGGTCTGCGGAATTGACGCCAGGAGGTTCCACCGCTGGTCCACAGCCTTGTTTTCACtgtgagggaggaggcagggtcatttgccagagaggagaaaggaggcggATGGCCCCGGGGGCAAAGATTTTCAGGCGTCCAAAATGGGAGTAAgctgaggagggaaagaggattGGTTTGGGGGTGGAGGCCTTCAGCACT
This window of the Prionailurus viverrinus isolate Anna chromosome D2, UM_Priviv_1.0, whole genome shotgun sequence genome carries:
- the DENND10 gene encoding DENN domain-containing protein 10 isoform X4, producing the protein MYLKHGSPVKMMESYIAVLTKGICQSEENGSFLSKDFDARKAYLAGSIKDIVSQFGMETVILHTALMLKKRIVVYHPKIEAVQEFTRTLPALVWHRQDWTILHSYVHLSAEELEALRMCPGYIAGFVDLEVSNRSDLYDVFVNLADREITIAPLAKEAMTMGKLHKEIGQLIVQSAEDPEKSDSQVIQDISLKTREIFTHLEPFSEVSGDGEKLVLNFEALKQRRFPPATENFLYHLAAAEQMLKI